The genomic region AAATCGGCCGCCGAAAACGAAGAGCAGTTCCGCCGCGACGGCAACTATCACATGGCCTATCTGGCCCGCTACTGGGAAGACTGGTACGGCAAGGCGCTGACGGATTTTCGGGACAGGTACGGCTGCGATATCGTGGGCGCGTTCGCCGCGATGCAGGACGCCGGCCATATCGAGATCATCACGAGCAGCGCAACTCACGGCTACTCGGCCCTGCTTTCTCAAGACTCCAGCATTCAGGCGCAGGTAAAGCAAGGGATCGCCGCCTATCAGCGCCACTTCGGACGCAAGCCGCGCGGCTACTGGCTTCCGGAATGCTCCTACCGGCCCCGCTATCATTGGGTCGCGCCGGAGACAGTGCCGGGCGTCACCAAAACGGCCCACCTGCGCAAAGGGGTCGAAGAGTTTCTTTCGGAAAACGGCATTGAATTTTTCTTCGTGGATGGACACCTGCTCAAGGGCGGCGAGGCGCTGGGCGTCTACGCCGACAAGTTCGGCCCGCTCAAGGAAATTTGGAAACAGTTCTCCAAGGAAAGCGTCAAAGTCGAATACCGGCCTTATACGCCTTACAAAGCCTACAACGTCAACTCGTCGGGAGATCCGAACAAACGCCCCGTCGCCGTTCTGGGACGGGACGCCGCCACCGGAACGCAAGTCTGGAGCGGAGATCACGGCTACCCTGGCGACGAATGGTACTTAGAGTTCCACAAGAAATACGTCACCCCGAACGAGAAGAGCCTGGGCCTGCGCTACTGGCGCATCAGCCAGGACAAGGCCGACCTTGGGACGAAAAGTCTCTATGAGCCGCATCAGGCCGAAGCGCGCACCCGCGAGCACGCCGCGCACTTCGTCCCGCTGATCAAGGATGTTCTGCGCGCGCAGAACGATCCGGCCTCCGTGCTCTGCGCGGTGTACGACACGGAGCTTTACGGGCACTGGTGGTTCGAAGGCCCGCAGTGGCTTTACCATGTGCTCAAGCAGCTCGCGCAGGATCCGGAAATCAGTCTCAAAACCGTCAGCGAATATCTGGAAGCCCATCCGCCCGTCAATACCGTCAACCTGCCGGAAGGCTCATGGGGGGAAGGCGGCTTCCACTTCATCTGGCTGAACGAGGAGACGGCGTGGTCGTGGAAGCTCGTATACGAGACCGAGATCGAGATTTCGGCGCTGGCGCGCGAGTGCGGCGACAGCGTCCCCGCTGCCCCGATCTTGAAACAAGCGGCGCGCGAAGCGCTGCTGCTGATGGCGTCGGACTGGCAGTTCTGCATCTCGACCGGCGGCGCCAAAGATTATTCGGAAATTCGTCTGCGCAACCACTACGATAACTTCAAAGCGCTGTCTTCCCTGGTTCGTCGGGCCGCGTCGGGGGAACAACTATCCGTAGGTGACTGGAAGAACATCGCCGAATGCGAGAGCCGTGACTGCGTTTTCCCGGATATTGACCCGCAGTGGTTTGCCGCGGTCGAGCAGCCGGCGACGGAATAAGCCTGGGGATCGAAAATCAATCTCGAAATTGAGATTCATCATTGCATAATAAATCCGATGATCACAATCGGCCAACGATGGAAACGCTGTCTCAGCAGCGAACTTGGATGAGGAGATAACAACATGAAAGCCGTTGTGATGGCGGGCGGGGAAGGCACACGATTGCGCCCGCTCACCTCGAACCGACCGAAGCCTTTAGTGCCGATCTTGAATAAGCCCTGTATGCAGCACACCATTGAGCTGCTCAAGAGATTCGGCGTGACGGATATCGTCGTGACGCTCTACTATCTGGCCGATGAAATCGAAGGCTACTTCGGCGACGGTTCGGAGCTCGGAGTCAATCTCATTTACACCGTCGAGGATACGCCGCTCGGCACCGCCGGCAGCGTCAAGAAGGCGGAAGAGTATCTCAAGGACGACACCTTCATCATCGTCTCCGGAGACGCGCTGACCGACATCGACCTGGAGAAGGCGCTGGCGTTCCACCGCGAGCGGGAATCCATGGCGACTCTCGTGCTCCAGCATGTCGAGAACCCGCTGGAGTTCGGCGTCGTGATCACCGACGAAGAAGGCAGAATTCGGC from Capsulimonas corticalis harbors:
- a CDS encoding 1,4-alpha-glucan branching protein domain-containing protein, yielding MSEPLGTFSFVLHSHIPYVLAHGRSPHGTDWLSEAAAETYLPLLDVCRRLVDEGLSPKITLGLTPVLVEQLRDPSFHDELLGYLQAKVKSAAENEEQFRRDGNYHMAYLARYWEDWYGKALTDFRDRYGCDIVGAFAAMQDAGHIEIITSSATHGYSALLSQDSSIQAQVKQGIAAYQRHFGRKPRGYWLPECSYRPRYHWVAPETVPGVTKTAHLRKGVEEFLSENGIEFFFVDGHLLKGGEALGVYADKFGPLKEIWKQFSKESVKVEYRPYTPYKAYNVNSSGDPNKRPVAVLGRDAATGTQVWSGDHGYPGDEWYLEFHKKYVTPNEKSLGLRYWRISQDKADLGTKSLYEPHQAEARTREHAAHFVPLIKDVLRAQNDPASVLCAVYDTELYGHWWFEGPQWLYHVLKQLAQDPEISLKTVSEYLEAHPPVNTVNLPEGSWGEGGFHFIWLNEETAWSWKLVYETEIEISALARECGDSVPAAPILKQAAREALLLMASDWQFCISTGGAKDYSEIRLRNHYDNFKALSSLVRRAASGEQLSVGDWKNIAECESRDCVFPDIDPQWFAAVEQPATE